Proteins encoded in a region of the Polyodon spathula isolate WHYD16114869_AA chromosome 9, ASM1765450v1, whole genome shotgun sequence genome:
- the LOC121320571 gene encoding interleukin-5 receptor subunit alpha-like isoform X1: MPSSVALIIYFCLVYSEAIPDSEQIVEIPQPTDFNITEIHLGVFNFTWNSNLPYNKDYAVHYKVCIGDLGNEDCKEKTSKFAYFRRFISRGVFAKVKTVVSVSNRTVESNWTIRDFPLSKGITEQALQNVSCILYNFDHINCTWETAKEVPVDAQYSVYFWQKNRVFPCHQFIRNDQRKITGCHSKKGMAFLDDKVHILINMSGADFYSAPRFRFEAYKIEKLNPPENITIAKKPDGLHIVWDQPYSLITNQKMCFIYEVNLSENERFYEPLEITTDNKYSITTFDQTKIYSLRIRAKKSSSCRENLFWSDWSKIFTINDRSPDPTVPLVVTAAVVAALFLIVLKWKGAKVLLKLFPPIPSPTNKMKQWLEKEDTIQPYNPREHPTYIENIIKIEENEENDKL; this comes from the exons ATGCCTTCTTCAGTTgccttgattatttatttttgcctggTATATTCTGAAGCTATACCGGACAGTGAACAAATTG TAGAAATTCCCCAGCCTACAGactttaatattacagaaatacatttaggAGTTTTTAACTTCACTTGGAATTCAAACCTACCTTATAATAAGGATTATGCTGTACATTACAAGGTGTGCATTGGGGATCTAGGCAATGAAGACTGTAAG GAAAAGACGAGTAAATTTGCTTATTTTAGAAGATTTATATCGAGAGGAGTTTTTGCAAAAGTTAAAACTGTTGTGTCTGTTTCTAATAGAACAGTTGAAAGCAATTGGACCATAAGGGATTTTCCGCTATCAAAAG GCATAACTGAACAAGCACTACAGAATGTGTCCTGCATTTTGTACAACTTTGACCATATAAACTGTACGTGGGAAACAGCAAAGGAAGTACCAGTTGATGCACAGTACTCAGTTTATTTTtg GCAAAAAAATAGAGTTTTTCCATGTCATCAATTTATTAGAAATGACCAGAGGAAAATTACTGGATGCCACAGCAAAAAAGGGATGGCTTTTCTTGATGACAAAGTTCACATACTCATCAACATGTCAGGGGCAGACTTCTATTCTGCTCCCAGATTCAGATTTGAGGCATATAAAATAG agaagCTCAACCCACCAGAAAATATTACAATAGCAAAAAAACCAGATGGTCTACACATTGTATGGGATCAACCGTATTCATTAATTACCAACcaaaaaatgtgctttatttatgAAGTAAACCTAAGTGAAAATGAACGATTCTATGAG ccaTTGGAAATCACAACAGATAACAAATATTCTATAACAACTTTTGACCAAACTAAGATCTATTCTTTACGAATACGAGCAAAGAAATCATCATCTTGTAGAGAAAACTTATTTTGGAGTGACTGGAGTAAAATCTTTA CGATAAATGACAGATCTCCTGATCCTACAGTACCATTAGTTGTCACAGCTGCGGTTGTGGCTGCTTTGTTTCTTATTGTGTTAAAGTGGAAAGGAGCAAA GGTTTTGCTAAAACTTTTCCCGCCAATTCCTAGCCCTACCAATAAAATGAAGCAGTGGTTGGAAAAAGAAGACACTATCCAG CCTTACAATCCAAGGGAACACCCAACATACATTGAGAACATTATTAaaattgaagaaaatgaagaaaatgatAAATTGTGA
- the LOC121320571 gene encoding interleukin-5 receptor subunit alpha-like isoform X2, giving the protein MPSSVALIIYFCLVYSEAIPDSEQIEIPQPTDFNITEIHLGVFNFTWNSNLPYNKDYAVHYKVCIGDLGNEDCKEKTSKFAYFRRFISRGVFAKVKTVVSVSNRTVESNWTIRDFPLSKGITEQALQNVSCILYNFDHINCTWETAKEVPVDAQYSVYFWQKNRVFPCHQFIRNDQRKITGCHSKKGMAFLDDKVHILINMSGADFYSAPRFRFEAYKIEKLNPPENITIAKKPDGLHIVWDQPYSLITNQKMCFIYEVNLSENERFYEPLEITTDNKYSITTFDQTKIYSLRIRAKKSSSCRENLFWSDWSKIFTINDRSPDPTVPLVVTAAVVAALFLIVLKWKGAKVLLKLFPPIPSPTNKMKQWLEKEDTIQPYNPREHPTYIENIIKIEENEENDKL; this is encoded by the exons ATGCCTTCTTCAGTTgccttgattatttatttttgcctggTATATTCTGAAGCTATACCGGACAGTGAACAAATTG AAATTCCCCAGCCTACAGactttaatattacagaaatacatttaggAGTTTTTAACTTCACTTGGAATTCAAACCTACCTTATAATAAGGATTATGCTGTACATTACAAGGTGTGCATTGGGGATCTAGGCAATGAAGACTGTAAG GAAAAGACGAGTAAATTTGCTTATTTTAGAAGATTTATATCGAGAGGAGTTTTTGCAAAAGTTAAAACTGTTGTGTCTGTTTCTAATAGAACAGTTGAAAGCAATTGGACCATAAGGGATTTTCCGCTATCAAAAG GCATAACTGAACAAGCACTACAGAATGTGTCCTGCATTTTGTACAACTTTGACCATATAAACTGTACGTGGGAAACAGCAAAGGAAGTACCAGTTGATGCACAGTACTCAGTTTATTTTtg GCAAAAAAATAGAGTTTTTCCATGTCATCAATTTATTAGAAATGACCAGAGGAAAATTACTGGATGCCACAGCAAAAAAGGGATGGCTTTTCTTGATGACAAAGTTCACATACTCATCAACATGTCAGGGGCAGACTTCTATTCTGCTCCCAGATTCAGATTTGAGGCATATAAAATAG agaagCTCAACCCACCAGAAAATATTACAATAGCAAAAAAACCAGATGGTCTACACATTGTATGGGATCAACCGTATTCATTAATTACCAACcaaaaaatgtgctttatttatgAAGTAAACCTAAGTGAAAATGAACGATTCTATGAG ccaTTGGAAATCACAACAGATAACAAATATTCTATAACAACTTTTGACCAAACTAAGATCTATTCTTTACGAATACGAGCAAAGAAATCATCATCTTGTAGAGAAAACTTATTTTGGAGTGACTGGAGTAAAATCTTTA CGATAAATGACAGATCTCCTGATCCTACAGTACCATTAGTTGTCACAGCTGCGGTTGTGGCTGCTTTGTTTCTTATTGTGTTAAAGTGGAAAGGAGCAAA GGTTTTGCTAAAACTTTTCCCGCCAATTCCTAGCCCTACCAATAAAATGAAGCAGTGGTTGGAAAAAGAAGACACTATCCAG CCTTACAATCCAAGGGAACACCCAACATACATTGAGAACATTATTAaaattgaagaaaatgaagaaaatgatAAATTGTGA